The genomic interval GTGGCTACGGAGTGCTGGCCTCCGGAGGCGGATATGCCGCCATTGCAGCGAGCAGTGTACTTCAACCGCCGAAGCGATACTTGGCCTACACGGCCGCCTTCAGCCGACTGGCCACGGTGCGCCAGGTGGGCGAGTTTTTGTGCGAGCAACTGCGTCTTAAGTCGGAGGATATCCGGCTGTGGCACGTTCCACAGCTGGACAACGGTGCCATATTGCTAGAAGAGGATGCCATGTGCCTGAAAGAGCTGCTCATTCGGGACAATGACCAGCTGTTGCTGGAAATCCGCAACAAAGATTTGACCTGGCCGGAGGAACTTGGCTCCTTGGCCACCGCTCAAAGTGGCCAGGGTTCGGGAACACCGGGCGACCGGCGTCGCTTAACCCGCAGTTCAATTATGTCGGTTCATGCGCCCGGAGCCACAGGCCTGCACAACCTGGGCAACACCTGCTTCATGAACGCCGCTCTCCAGGTGCTGTTTAATACCCAACCACTGGCACAATACTTTCAGCGAGAGATGCACCGATTCGAGGTGAACGCGGCCAACAAACTGGGCACAAAGGGCCAGCTAGCCATGCGCTATGCGGAGCTGCTCAAGGAGGTTTGGACGGCCACGACTAGATCTGTGGCGCCGCTCAAGCTACGCTTTTGCGTCAACAAGTATGCGCCGCAGTTCGCCGGTGGAGGTCAGCACGATTCCCAGGAGCTGCTCGAGTGGCTGTTGGACGCTCTGCATGAGGACCTGAACCGGGTGATGGAGAAGCCCTACAGCGAACTAAAGGACTCGAATGGGCGCCCAGACAAAATAGTGGCCGCCGAGGCGTGGTCCCAGCACCACGCCCGAAACCAGTCAATTATCATTGATCTGTTCTACGGCCAGTTGAAATCCAAGGTCAGCTGTCTGGGTTGTGAACACGAGTCGGTGCGATTCGATCCGTTTAGTCTGCTCAGTTTGCCGCTTCCGGTAGAGAATTATGTCTACTTTGAGGTCTTGGGTGAGTAATTCGTAGTTGAACTCAATACTACTAcgtttattatattatattattatattaatgaCTTTCTTATTTGCAGTAATTCTGTTGGATGGAAGCGTGCCAATCAAATATGGTTTTCGCCTGAACTCCGATTGCAAGTACTCGCACCTGAAACACAAGTTGTCCACCATGTGCTCCCTGCCGCCAAATCTAATGCTCGTCTGCGAGCTATGGAACTCACAAATACGCCAGGTGCTAAACGACGACGAGAAGCTGCGGACGCAGAGTGCCAAGGAGCTGTACGTCTATCAGCTGCCGGAACAAAGTGTGCGAACCCGATCCAACTCAGGGCTCAGCATGCACATCGAGCAGGGTCTTAAGGACATACAGCGCAGTTCCGGTAAGGCACCTAATGGTATAGTAGGTATATGTGTTTCTACACTTTCGAACTTTCAGCTCTGATCACGAGCGCCCAGGACTCGCTGTCCTCGCTGAGCACTTTGCAGACGTCCAGCAACCGCGCCTCGTCCCGAGTCCTTTGCAACGGCCACGTTTCTAGCCTGGAGGTCGAAGGCGAGGCGGAGGTGGGCACGGATGTGTCGcaatgcaacagcaacagcaattaCAATCCTATCGTAAGCACTTacagcggaaacggaagcgggGACAACCAGGTGCACGAACTGCTGCCAGATGAGGCCGGAAAGGTAAGCCGGTGCTTTGGAAAGAGAGAGTGCATGCCCCACAGCCTATTTTGCTTCAaggtatggcttctaaactaTATTAACATATACGTATTTAATATCATAGATTTACGCCCCATCTATTTGGGGCCATATCGAATTCTAAAATTCAGAGCTTCAGAACATTCCTTGCCTAGGATAGCGAGCTTGCTGCTCAGCGGCGAAACTGCTGCTACTCGTATGATATATCGTCGGGTCGTCCCTGATTGCGAATGCGAGATCGGAAGATCGAAGATCCGAGATCCGCCAAGAATCCGCCTCCGTCTGCTTCTCGATTGTCACTTTACAAGCGTTTAatctaaatatattaaatacacTATGTTAAATGAACAGTTGCCGTTTGCTGCGTGGTTTGTGGGCTTCCCTCTTATTTACTCAAAAGTACTAGCATACTCTGTATATTCTCCCTACTTTCGTATTCGCACACTTCTACCAAATTGATATcaattatttgtaatatataCATCCTTCCTTCTACTAATCACTTACTTTGTTGCTGGCCTTATTCTATAAACTAATGTAAATTATTTGCTTAAACCCAATCAAACACTTCGAATCACTTCTCGGCTATCCTTGGAAAtctctttgttgttgctggttttCAAGTTGGAAGCTtgtgaattattatttttctcgTAGTTTTTGGTCATTCTCATAGCTTTGCGATGCCATATCCATAtattgtgtttgtttttagAAAGTTTTGAGTATCCGAAAAGAAATACATTTTCTTAGCTTGTTTGTTAGATgtattttaatgtatttttgGATATAAAGATCTATCTTTATGTATTCAAGTTGTAAACTTTCtgtaaacattttcaaattttcgTCAATTTACTCTTAAATCTATTTTAAATTCCCATATTTCACGTGTCTTTGATGTAATTTTCCGttgtattttaaatttgaGTAAAAAAACAGGTTATCTTTCGAGACCTGTATAAAACCTAAACCAAGTTAATTGAATAGCTACTTTTTTACACTCCACCGCCCTCACTAAACAActaaaaaaaaccaacaagtTAATTAAACACGTTCCATAAACaatttgtacattttaaaGTTGATTTGGAGTTTTAGCGTTTACCTTATAGctattttgtaaattttaaagtAGATTGTTCCATGGTTAATAGAGCTCCCAAAGCTTCAATTCACGACTACACCCACCTAGTCCTCTTAATAACTAACCCCGTATCAGCACAACTTAAGTCTAATACCAACTCTCGGTGCAGGAGTCGCTAATCCTGAGCTCCAGTCCGGAGAACACATTTATGCACGGCGCTGCCGCCCAACAGAAGCGCGTATCGTCCGCCAAACTGCTGCACACGGAGAGTAACACCAGCTCCATGTCCTACACGAATCATTCCGGCGAAAATTCCATGGAGAGCTCGCTGACCGAACCCATTCCATTGGCGGACCTGGAGCCGGTTAGCAGCCGTAATGGCAGTGGCAGCGAGGACTGCTCCTACCGGACGTCGCCAAACGATTCCAGTGGCCTCAGCACGGGCCACACCCTGGGCGCCAGTTTGGACGTGGACGAGCAGGCGGAAGAGGGCAACGCGGATGAGCAGGATCAGCCGGATCAGATCACTACCTCGCAGCCGGAGACCAGTAGCGGGGTCTACTCTCGTCGCTCCTCCCAGCCGCCGCACAAGGCGGGCAAGTATTTGGTAGCCGTGCATCGAAAGATAACGCGGCACGACAGCTACTTCCTTTCCTACCACAAGACGAGGCCAAGTCTCTTTGGCGTTCCGCTGCTCATTCCAAACAGCGAGGGCGGCACCCACAAGGATCTTTACTGCGCCGTGTGGAAGCAGGTGAGCAGGCTGCTGAGCCCATTGCCTGCCACCACGGAACAGGCAAATCATGCCGCCGATTGGTGAGTATGTCCAGCTGTTTGCTGCGTCTGTTTACTAATCTTTTGTGCATACGCAGTGATGACAGCCTGGGCTACGATTTCCCCTTCACGTTGCGTGCCGTCAAGGCAGATGGACTAACCTGCGCTATTTGCCCTTGGTCAAGCTTCTGTCGCGGATGCGAGATTCGCTGCAACAATGATTATGTACTCCAGGGAGCCCTGCCGCCCATCAATGCCGCCGCCAGTGCGTAGAGACCTTCAAATCCGCTTGCCGTTGCTAGAAATAAGCATTCTACTTTCACTTGCAGGTAATACATCAACGCCAAAAATGAATGCTAAATTCCCATCGCTACCAAATCTGGAGGCTAAACGGACGCCGGAATACACCGCCTCCTTGTCGTACACACCGACAACCAAATACTTTGAAGACTTTACCATTGCCATCGATTGGGATCCGACCGCCCTGCACTTGCGCTACCAAAGCACCTTGGAGCGTGTATGTAGACTCGACATTGTTTTGTCCACGGGTTACTTATATTTGTAATTTTGTAGCTGTGGGTGGATCACGAGACCATTGCCATAAGTCGGCGGGAGCAAGTGGAGCCCGTAGACCTGAATCATTGCCTGCGCGCCTTCACCTCCGAGGAGAAACTGGAGCAGTGGTATCATTGCAGTCATTGCAAGGGCAAAAAACGCGCCACCAAGAAGCTCCAGATCTGGAAGCTACCTCCGATATTGGTAAGCCGAGCCTAATCGCCAA from Drosophila mauritiana strain mau12 chromosome 3L, ASM438214v1, whole genome shotgun sequence carries:
- the LOC117140673 gene encoding ubiquitin carboxyl-terminal hydrolase 32 isoform X2; protein product: MGTKESKHSNSVSYEDSVKRVSDVELRRLRDAFKKSAGVGRNFLSRNAFQQDVLCEGVPPKIVDMLYAACGGTQRGISFNDLLCGLVLITRGTQAEKTKFLWNLYCNDAGTFIIKSDYVRNVNLAPFESVSLFAQSERVNFEQFQDWIIKHRNATVLSKWLLSDNCVSLTSELETPTFYQSLAGVTHLEEKDIGDLEKEFWRLKNTSQNGQIDLQFLGPLISPPIPKNALAGLFNAFDENRDGHIDFKELCCGVSAACRGPGVERTRFCFKIFDVDRDGVLSHEETLQMINVLLLVAKENRESQQYKDLTKQLVISDLLEFGQRRSPDGTPSKLTRDNVSLTAEDFMLWTVQCDLRLMQPLLDLIFELCHIVFGLWPQCKHMENDIVRGWLRREERRPYRVGQFWYLITHDWWLSWMQYTQHTAHTCDYCKRTASQRTAVDEALVCDESFNTHSLEQHDSYSLGSGTGSASGSGSASSGISAGRHCGPVRPGPIDNSNLITANPFRNVRTLTGEGGHLKRDTPLVQNHDFELVPKSLWKALNRWYGDNLPLPRQVIQPPNSDVELELYPLNLRILLHQAQPSQTGVGGGTQLGSWGSTVSGGYGVLASGGGYAAIAASSVLQPPKRYLAYTAAFSRLATVRQVGEFLCEQLRLKSEDIRLWHVPQLDNGAILLEEDAMCLKELLIRDNDQLLLEIRNKDLTWPEELGSLATAQSGQGSGTPGDRRRLTRSSIMSVHAPGATGLHNLGNTCFMNAALQVLFNTQPLAQYFQREMHRFEVNAANKLGTKGQLAMRYAELLKEVWTATTRSVAPLKLRFCVNKYAPQFAGGGQHDSQELLEWLLDALHEDLNRVMEKPYSELKDSNGRPDKIVAAEAWSQHHARNQSIIIDLFYGQLKSKVSCLGCEHESVRFDPFSLLSLPLPVENYVYFEVLVILLDGSVPIKYGFRLNSDCKYSHLKHKLSTMCSLPPNLMLVCELWNSQIRQVLNDDEKLRTQSAKELYVYQLPEQSVRTRSNSGLSMHIEQGLKDIQRSSALITSAQDSLSSLSTLQTSSNRASSRVLCNGHVSSLEVEGEAEVGTDVSQCNSNSNYNPIVSTYSGNGSGDNQVHELLPDEAGKESLILSSSPENTFMHGAAAQQKRVSSAKLLHTESNTSSMSYTNHSGENSMESSLTEPIPLADLEPVSSRNGSGSEDCSYRTSPNDSSGLSTGHTLGASLDVDEQAEEGNADEQDQPDQITTSQPETSSGVYSRRSSQPPHKAGKYLVAVHRKITRHDSYFLSYHKTRPSLFGVPLLIPNSEGGTHKDLYCAVWKQVSRLLSPLPATTEQANHAADCDDSLGYDFPFTLRAVKADGLTCAICPWSSFCRGCEIRCNNDYVLQGALPPINAAASNTSTPKMNAKFPSLPNLEAKRTPEYTASLSYTPTTKYFEDFTIAIDWDPTALHLRYQSTLERLWVDHETIAISRREQVEPVDLNHCLRAFTSEEKLEQWYHCSHCKGKKRATKKLQIWKLPPILIVHLKRFNCVNGKWVKSQKVVHFPFDDFDPTPYLASVPQETILRHKELLELKKDAEMTMATNEVVSELDEIDAPNKEDKEELPNQTGSTKATASPPPTGNILRQSKTKNAVRRQRLISTSLTKTPIVDGEFEDYHQHRLKPDVDEFDPRYRLYAVVSHSGMLNGGHYISYASNATGSWYCYNDSSCREISQKPVIDPSAAYLLFYERKGLDYEPYLPNIEGRTLPNTASVPLEVDETEGELKKLCSIS
- the LOC117140673 gene encoding ubiquitin carboxyl-terminal hydrolase 32 isoform X1, which gives rise to MGTKESKHSNSVSYEDSVKRVSDVELRRLRDAFKKSAGVGRNFLSRNAFQQDVLCEGVPPKIVDMLYAACGGTQRGISFNDLLCGLVLITRGTQAEKTKFLWNLYCNDAGTFIIKSDYVRNVNLAPFESVSLFAQSERVNFEQFQDWIIKHRNATVLSKWLLSDNCVSLTSELETPTFYQSLAGVTHLEEKDIGDLEKEFWRLKNTSQNGQIDLQFLGPLISPPIPKNALAGLFNAFDENRDGHIDFKELCCGVSAACRGPGVERTRFCFKIFDVDRDGVLSHEETLQMINVLLLVAKENRESQQYKDLTKQLVISDLLEFGQRRSPDGTPSKLTRDNVSLTAEDFMLWTVQCDLRLMQPLLDLIFELCHIVFGLWPQCKHMENDIVRGWLRREERRPYRVGQFWYLITHDWWLSWMQYTQHTAHTCDYCKRTASQRTAVDEALVCDESFNTHSLEQHDSYSLGSGTGSASGSGSASSGISAGRHCGPVRPGPIDNSNLITANPFRNVRTLTGEGGHLKRDTPLVQNHDFELVPKSLWKALNRWYGDNLPLPRQVIQPPNSDVELELYPLNLRILLHQAQPSQTGVGGGTQLGSWGSTVSGGYGVLASGGGYAAIAASSVLQPPKRYLAYTAAFSRLATVRQVGEFLCEQLRLKSEDIRLWHVPQLDNGAILLEEDAMCLKELLIRDNDQLLLEIRNKDLTWPEELGSLATAQSGQGSGTPGDRRRLTRSSIMSVHAPGATGLHNLGNTCFMNAALQVLFNTQPLAQYFQREMHRFEVNAANKLGTKGQLAMRYAELLKEVWTATTRSVAPLKLRFCVNKYAPQFAGGGQHDSQELLEWLLDALHEDLNRVMEKPYSELKDSNGRPDKIVAAEAWSQHHARNQSIIIDLFYGQLKSKVSCLGCEHESVRFDPFSLLSLPLPVENYVYFEVLVILLDGSVPIKYGFRLNSDCKYSHLKHKLSTMCSLPPNLMLVCELWNSQIRQVLNDDEKLRTQSAKELYVYQLPEQSVRTRSNSGLSMHIEQGLKDIQRSSALITSAQDSLSSLSTLQTSSNRASSRVLCNGHVSSLEVEGEAEVGTDVSQCNSNSNYNPIVSTYSGNGSGDNQVHELLPDEAGKVSRCFGKRECMPHSLFCFKESLILSSSPENTFMHGAAAQQKRVSSAKLLHTESNTSSMSYTNHSGENSMESSLTEPIPLADLEPVSSRNGSGSEDCSYRTSPNDSSGLSTGHTLGASLDVDEQAEEGNADEQDQPDQITTSQPETSSGVYSRRSSQPPHKAGKYLVAVHRKITRHDSYFLSYHKTRPSLFGVPLLIPNSEGGTHKDLYCAVWKQVSRLLSPLPATTEQANHAADCDDSLGYDFPFTLRAVKADGLTCAICPWSSFCRGCEIRCNNDYVLQGALPPINAAASNTSTPKMNAKFPSLPNLEAKRTPEYTASLSYTPTTKYFEDFTIAIDWDPTALHLRYQSTLERLWVDHETIAISRREQVEPVDLNHCLRAFTSEEKLEQWYHCSHCKGKKRATKKLQIWKLPPILIVHLKRFNCVNGKWVKSQKVVHFPFDDFDPTPYLASVPQETILRHKELLELKKDAEMTMATNEVVSELDEIDAPNKEDKEELPNQTGSTKATASPPPTGNILRQSKTKNAVRRQRLISTSLTKTPIVDGEFEDYHQHRLKPDVDEFDPRYRLYAVVSHSGMLNGGHYISYASNATGSWYCYNDSSCREISQKPVIDPSAAYLLFYERKGLDYEPYLPNIEGRTLPNTASVPLEVDETEGELKKLCSIS